A stretch of Leucobacter aridicollis DNA encodes these proteins:
- a CDS encoding metal-sulfur cluster assembly factor yields MSEETTTETGAEAATAVASAPVSIDPDFREQAVEALKNVSDPELGVNIVDLGLIYDLAYDEENDALVISMTLTSAGCPLTDVIENDIAESLDGLVAAFRINWVWMPPWTPARITDDGREMMRALGFNI; encoded by the coding sequence ATGAGTGAAGAGACCACCACTGAGACGGGAGCGGAGGCGGCGACCGCCGTCGCCTCGGCCCCCGTGTCGATCGATCCTGATTTCCGGGAGCAGGCAGTCGAGGCGTTGAAGAACGTCTCCGACCCCGAGCTCGGTGTGAACATCGTCGACCTCGGCCTCATCTACGATCTCGCGTATGACGAGGAGAACGACGCGCTCGTCATTTCGATGACGCTCACGAGCGCGGGCTGCCCCCTCACCGACGTGATCGAGAACGACATCGCCGAGTCGCTTGACGGCCTCGTCGCCGCGTTCCGCATCAACTGGGTGTGGATGCCGCCGTGGACGCCAGCGCGGATCACGGACGATGGTCGCGAGATGATGCGGGCCCTGGGCTTCAACATCTGA
- a CDS encoding ABC-F family ATP-binding cassette domain-containing protein, with protein sequence MIVVEDLAIDVGARRLMGEVSFRVHPGDKIGLVGRNGAGKTTLTRTLSGELQPAEGSIKVTGELGFLPQDPRTGDPEQLARHRILDARGLGTLNKNIAKASEEMGSDDPKIAEKAMKRFGNLTDRFQALGGYAAEAEAASISHNLGLPDRILDQPLKTLSGGQRRRIELARILFSDADTMILDEPTNHLDADSIVWLREFLKNYKGGVIIISHDIDLVGETVNRVFYLDANRQVIDVYNMGWKLYQRQRAADEERRRKERANVEKKASALKDQAARFGAKASKAAAAHQMVARADKMLAGLEEERQVDRVAKLRFPDPAPCGKTPIMAEGLSKSFGSLEIFAGVDLAIDRGSKVVILGLNGAGKTTLLRILAQVDEPDTGTIVAGHGLKVGYYAQEHETLDVKASVLQNMVSVSQHLTETEARKVLGSFLFTGDDVLKPAGVLSGGEKTRLALAKLVVSSANVLLLDEPTNNLDPASRLEILDALAHFTGAVVLVSHDPGAVEALNPERVLIMPEGTEDHWSKEYLELIELA encoded by the coding sequence GTGATTGTTGTAGAAGATCTCGCCATCGACGTTGGCGCGCGCCGCCTCATGGGCGAGGTCTCATTCCGTGTGCACCCGGGGGACAAGATCGGGCTCGTCGGTCGAAACGGTGCCGGCAAGACCACGCTCACGCGCACCCTGTCGGGGGAGCTGCAGCCCGCCGAGGGGTCGATCAAGGTCACCGGCGAGCTCGGATTCCTGCCACAGGATCCGCGCACCGGCGATCCCGAGCAGCTCGCGCGGCACCGGATCCTCGACGCGCGCGGTCTCGGGACCCTGAACAAGAACATCGCGAAGGCCTCCGAGGAGATGGGGTCGGACGACCCGAAGATCGCCGAGAAGGCGATGAAGCGGTTCGGGAACCTCACGGACAGGTTCCAGGCGCTCGGCGGGTACGCGGCCGAGGCAGAGGCCGCGTCAATCTCGCACAACCTCGGCCTGCCCGACCGGATCCTCGACCAGCCCCTGAAGACGCTCTCCGGCGGCCAGCGCCGCCGCATCGAGCTCGCGCGGATCCTGTTCTCGGACGCCGACACCATGATCCTCGATGAGCCGACGAACCACCTCGACGCCGACTCGATCGTGTGGCTCCGCGAGTTCCTGAAGAACTACAAGGGCGGCGTCATCATCATCTCGCACGACATCGACCTCGTGGGGGAGACGGTGAACCGCGTCTTCTACCTCGACGCGAACCGGCAGGTCATCGACGTCTACAACATGGGCTGGAAGCTGTACCAGCGACAGCGCGCCGCCGACGAGGAACGCCGCCGCAAGGAGCGCGCGAACGTCGAGAAGAAGGCGTCCGCCCTGAAGGATCAGGCCGCGCGCTTCGGCGCGAAGGCCTCCAAGGCTGCGGCTGCGCACCAGATGGTCGCGCGCGCCGACAAGATGCTCGCGGGCCTCGAGGAAGAGCGCCAGGTGGATCGGGTCGCGAAGCTCCGCTTCCCGGACCCCGCGCCGTGCGGCAAGACGCCGATCATGGCTGAGGGACTCTCGAAGTCGTTCGGATCGCTTGAGATCTTCGCGGGCGTCGACCTCGCGATCGACCGCGGCTCGAAGGTCGTCATCCTCGGGCTCAACGGCGCGGGCAAGACGACGCTGCTGCGCATCCTCGCGCAGGTTGACGAGCCAGACACGGGAACGATCGTCGCGGGCCACGGCCTGAAGGTCGGCTACTACGCGCAGGAGCACGAGACGCTCGACGTGAAGGCGAGCGTGCTGCAGAACATGGTCTCCGTGTCGCAGCACCTCACCGAGACGGAGGCGCGCAAGGTGCTCGGTTCCTTCCTGTTCACCGGCGACGACGTGCTGAAGCCGGCGGGGGTGCTCTCGGGCGGCGAGAAGACCCGACTGGCGCTCGCGAAGCTCGTCGTGTCGAGCGCGAACGTGCTGCTGCTTGACGAGCCGACGAATAACCTCGACCCTGCAAGCCGCCTCGAGATTCTCGACGCCCTCGCCCACTTCACCGGCGCGGTCGTGCTCGTATCGCACGACCCCGGAGCCGTCGAAGCGTTGAATCCCGAGCGCGTGCTCATCATGCCCGA
- the sufC gene encoding Fe-S cluster assembly ATPase SufC: MSSVLEIKDLHVSVETDQGAKEILKGVNLTLKQGETHAIMGPNGSGKSTLAYAIAGHPRYEVTSGSILLDGVEVTEMEVDERAQAGLFLAMQYPVEIPGVTNANFLRTAKTAIDGEAPAIRSWMGEVRDAMKNLRMDESFAARNVNEGFSGGEKKRNEILQLELLKPKFAVLDETDSGLDVDALKIVSEGVNRAKDATGLGVMLITHYTRILRYIKPDYVHVFVNGRVAEQGGPELADRLEAEGYDRFLVDA; the protein is encoded by the coding sequence ATGAGCTCCGTTCTCGAGATCAAGGACCTGCACGTCAGCGTTGAGACTGACCAGGGCGCCAAGGAAATCCTCAAGGGCGTGAACCTCACCCTCAAGCAGGGCGAGACCCACGCAATCATGGGCCCCAACGGCTCGGGCAAGTCGACGCTCGCCTACGCGATCGCCGGCCACCCGCGCTACGAGGTCACCAGCGGCTCGATCCTGCTCGACGGCGTCGAGGTCACCGAGATGGAGGTCGACGAGCGCGCGCAGGCAGGTCTGTTCCTCGCGATGCAGTACCCCGTCGAGATCCCCGGCGTGACCAACGCGAACTTCCTCCGCACCGCGAAGACTGCGATCGACGGCGAGGCGCCGGCCATCCGCAGCTGGATGGGCGAGGTCCGCGACGCGATGAAGAACCTGCGCATGGACGAGTCCTTCGCGGCGCGTAACGTCAACGAGGGCTTCTCGGGTGGCGAGAAGAAGCGCAACGAGATCCTGCAGCTCGAGCTCCTGAAGCCGAAGTTCGCAGTCCTCGACGAGACCGACTCGGGCCTCGACGTTGACGCGCTGAAGATCGTCTCGGAGGGCGTGAACCGCGCCAAGGATGCCACCGGCCTCGGTGTCATGCTCATCACGCACTACACGCGTATCCTCCGCTACATCAAGCCCGACTACGTGCACGTGTTCGTCAACGGCCGCGTCGCAGAGCAGGGCGGCCCGGAGCTCGCAGATCGTCTCGAGGCTGAGGGTTACGACCGCTTCCTCGTTGACGCCTAA
- the sufD gene encoding Fe-S cluster assembly protein SufD, which produces MTTLQTEQHGAKAHSDGDWDNRAPVQTRSDRLKSANLADFPAITGREVNWKFTPVAEIAALTGGELANSNSALEVSEAEGVEVSSIAMDSELVGRAGLPEDQAAANAWGQVGTAQRILLTSQERQTVTVKRSALTSEPAAAHTIIEAAPQSDTVVILENSGDANLTETVEIVVGDGATLKVVSIHEWNDDAIHVATHNATVGRDGNLQHIVVSLGGKIVRVNPSIHLDGQGANGEAYGAYFADAGQHLEHQVYIDHNAPHTRSRVAYKGALQGEGARAVWIGDVLIRRVATGTDSYEENRNLTLTEGTRADSIPNLEIETGDIEGAGHASTTGRFDEEHIFYLQSRGISEDEARKLVVRGFLIDVIQRIGNEQIEERLQAAIESELEQSVLA; this is translated from the coding sequence ATGACTACGCTGCAAACTGAACAGCACGGTGCGAAGGCACACAGCGATGGTGACTGGGACAACCGCGCGCCGGTGCAGACCCGTTCGGACCGGCTGAAGTCCGCGAACCTCGCAGACTTCCCGGCGATCACCGGCCGCGAGGTCAACTGGAAGTTCACCCCGGTCGCCGAGATCGCGGCGCTCACCGGTGGCGAGCTCGCGAACTCGAACTCGGCGCTTGAGGTCTCCGAGGCGGAGGGCGTCGAGGTCTCGAGCATCGCGATGGACTCCGAGCTCGTTGGCCGCGCCGGCCTCCCGGAGGACCAGGCCGCGGCGAACGCGTGGGGCCAGGTCGGCACCGCGCAGCGGATCCTGCTCACCAGCCAGGAACGCCAGACCGTCACCGTGAAGCGCAGCGCGCTCACGAGCGAGCCTGCCGCCGCGCACACCATCATCGAGGCTGCCCCGCAGTCCGACACCGTGGTGATCCTCGAGAACTCGGGCGACGCGAACCTCACGGAGACCGTCGAGATCGTCGTCGGTGACGGCGCGACCCTCAAGGTCGTCTCGATCCACGAGTGGAATGACGATGCGATCCACGTCGCGACGCACAACGCGACCGTCGGCCGCGACGGCAACCTCCAGCACATCGTGGTCTCGCTCGGCGGGAAGATCGTGCGAGTGAACCCGTCAATCCACCTCGACGGCCAGGGCGCGAACGGCGAGGCCTACGGCGCGTACTTCGCTGACGCGGGCCAGCACCTCGAGCACCAGGTGTACATCGATCACAACGCCCCGCACACCCGCAGCCGCGTCGCCTACAAGGGCGCGCTGCAGGGCGAGGGCGCTCGCGCCGTCTGGATCGGCGACGTGCTGATCCGCCGCGTCGCGACCGGCACCGATAGCTACGAGGAGAACCGCAACCTCACCCTCACCGAAGGCACGCGCGCGGACTCGATCCCGAACCTCGAGATCGAGACTGGCGACATCGAGGGTGCCGGCCACGCGTCGACCACCGGCCGGTTCGACGAAGAGCACATCTTCTACCTCCAGAGCCGCGGCATCTCCGAGGACGAGGCTCGTAAGCTCGTCGTTCGCGGGTTCCTCATCGACGTCATTCAGCGCATCGGCAACGAGCAGATCGAGGAGCGCCTCCAGGCGGCGATCGAGTCCGAGCTCGAGCAGAGCGTGCTTGCGTAA
- a CDS encoding non-heme iron oxygenase ferredoxin subunit, which produces MARQKAIALSDLVQDQATRVVLDGVPMAVVLDGEGNVHAIGDTCTHGEISLSEGFVDGDTLECWAHGSAFSLCTGKPLNLPAYEPVPVYVVEIEDGDIFIDPTVTKEIEL; this is translated from the coding sequence ATGGCACGACAGAAGGCGATTGCGCTCTCGGACCTCGTCCAGGATCAGGCCACCAGGGTCGTCCTTGACGGGGTTCCGATGGCGGTCGTGCTCGACGGCGAAGGCAACGTGCACGCCATTGGCGACACCTGCACCCACGGAGAGATCAGCCTCTCCGAGGGCTTCGTTGACGGCGACACGCTTGAGTGCTGGGCGCACGGATCGGCGTTTTCGCTGTGCACCGGCAAGCCACTGAACCTTCCGGCTTACGAGCCGGTTCCCGTTTACGTCGTCGAGATCGAAGACGGCGACATCTTTATTGACCCCACTGTTACGAAAGAGATTGAACTATGA
- the sufB gene encoding Fe-S cluster assembly protein SufB, with amino-acid sequence MPEVLIDRPELEGLGQYEFGWHDSDEAGETAKRGLSEEVVRNISALKNEPEWMLERRLKALQIFDRKPMPTWGADLTEIDFDNIKYFVRSTEKQATTWEELPDEIKETYERLGIPEAERQRLVAGVAAQYESEVVYHQIREDLEEQGVLFLDTDTALKEHPEIFKEYFGTVIPSGDNKFAALNTAVWSGGSFVYVPKGVHVEIPLQAYFRINTENMGQFERTLIIADEDSYVHYIEGCTAPIYKSDSLHSAVVEIIVKKNARVRYTTIQNWSSNVYNLVTKRAIAEAGATMEWVDGNIGSKYTMKYPSIFLTGEHAKGETLSVAFAGPGQHQDTGAKMIHLAPHTKSSILAKSIARGGGRSGYRGEVRIEANAHHAANSVVCDALLVDTISRSDTYPAIDIRTDDATLAHEATVTRVSEEQLFYLMSRGLSEEESMAMIVRGFIEPIARELPMEYALELNKLIEMSMEGSVG; translated from the coding sequence ATGCCTGAGGTACTGATCGACCGCCCCGAGCTCGAAGGCCTCGGCCAATACGAGTTCGGCTGGCACGACAGCGACGAGGCCGGCGAAACGGCGAAGCGTGGACTGAGTGAAGAGGTGGTTCGCAACATCTCGGCGCTGAAGAACGAGCCCGAGTGGATGCTCGAACGCCGTCTGAAAGCGCTGCAAATCTTTGATCGCAAGCCGATGCCCACCTGGGGTGCAGACCTCACTGAGATCGACTTCGACAACATCAAGTACTTCGTCCGCTCGACCGAGAAGCAGGCGACGACCTGGGAAGAGCTGCCCGACGAGATCAAGGAGACCTACGAGCGTCTCGGCATCCCCGAGGCTGAGCGCCAGCGCCTCGTCGCGGGCGTCGCAGCGCAGTACGAGTCGGAGGTCGTCTACCACCAGATCCGCGAGGATCTCGAGGAACAGGGCGTGCTCTTCCTCGACACTGACACCGCGCTCAAGGAGCACCCGGAGATCTTCAAGGAGTACTTCGGCACTGTCATTCCGTCGGGCGACAACAAGTTCGCCGCACTGAACACGGCCGTCTGGTCGGGCGGGTCGTTCGTTTACGTCCCGAAGGGCGTGCACGTCGAGATCCCGCTCCAGGCCTACTTCCGCATCAACACGGAGAACATGGGCCAGTTTGAGCGCACGCTCATCATCGCCGACGAGGACAGCTACGTCCACTACATCGAGGGCTGCACCGCCCCGATCTACAAGTCGGACTCGCTGCACTCGGCAGTTGTCGAAATCATCGTGAAGAAGAACGCCCGCGTTCGCTACACGACCATCCAGAACTGGTCAAGCAACGTGTACAACCTCGTCACGAAGCGCGCGATCGCCGAAGCCGGCGCGACGATGGAGTGGGTTGACGGCAACATCGGGTCGAAGTACACGATGAAGTACCCGTCGATCTTCCTCACCGGCGAGCACGCCAAGGGCGAGACGCTGTCCGTCGCGTTCGCCGGCCCCGGCCAGCACCAGGACACGGGCGCGAAGATGATTCACCTCGCACCGCACACCAAGTCGTCGATCCTCGCGAAGTCGATCGCCCGCGGCGGCGGCCGCTCGGGCTACCGCGGCGAGGTCCGCATCGAGGCGAACGCGCACCACGCCGCGAACTCGGTGGTGTGTGACGCGCTGCTCGTCGACACGATCTCGCGGTCCGACACCTACCCGGCGATCGACATCCGCACCGACGACGCAACCCTTGCCCACGAGGCGACAGTCACCCGCGTGAGCGAGGAGCAGCTGTTCTACCTCATGAGCCGTGGCCTGTCGGAGGAGGAGTCGATGGCGATGATCGTCCGCGGCTTCATTGAGCCCATCGCTCGCGAGCTCCCGATGGAGTACGCGCTCGAACTGAACAAACTCATCGAGATGAGCATGGAAGGATCCGTCGGTTAA